Proteins found in one Alicyclobacillus cycloheptanicus genomic segment:
- a CDS encoding glycosyltransferase family 4 protein: MRILLATYWCLPHVGGVSTYVYALRRELAQRGHEVDILAHYPDMKRYYMPNNGRRLEKAKVKDYINEKLSGYYAEQFPKLENWIRWREVERYCYEAAAAVFCLTKYDLIHTQDIISTRALWRVKPKHVPLIATIHGCLATEYRLSGEIRDRHTIRWRYAAASEYYGATSSDMTIVPTTWLKELLANDFRVPREHLQLIRYGMDVDAFVRRMEKPSKIVKPPGKKVMICPARLVPVKGHEHLLRALAKLKEDRVDWVCWLVGDGPLRQRLEHQARRRELTDHVWFLGNRDDVPALLRQADVFVLPSVQDNLPYAVIEAQIAGVPVVVSDAGGIPEMVVHGQTGLVSPAGDSSALYSSLKRVLADGAYRAALAAAARQHASERWSLRNMVDDTLEMYRKYV, from the coding sequence GTGAGGATCCTGCTGGCGACCTATTGGTGCCTCCCGCACGTGGGCGGTGTGTCCACGTACGTCTATGCGCTGCGGCGCGAGTTGGCGCAAAGAGGCCACGAAGTCGATATCCTGGCACACTATCCAGACATGAAACGGTACTATATGCCGAACAACGGGCGCCGTTTGGAGAAAGCCAAAGTCAAGGACTATATCAACGAAAAACTGTCGGGTTACTACGCCGAACAGTTTCCCAAGCTCGAGAACTGGATTCGCTGGCGAGAGGTCGAACGCTATTGTTATGAGGCGGCCGCGGCGGTGTTCTGCCTCACCAAATACGACCTCATCCATACCCAGGATATCATCTCGACCCGTGCTCTGTGGCGGGTGAAGCCGAAGCATGTGCCGCTCATCGCGACCATTCACGGCTGCCTGGCGACGGAATACCGCTTGTCCGGAGAAATTCGGGACCGTCACACGATACGCTGGCGCTATGCGGCCGCGTCCGAGTACTACGGGGCAACGTCGAGCGACATGACGATTGTGCCGACGACGTGGCTCAAGGAACTGCTGGCGAATGACTTTCGGGTGCCGCGGGAACACCTGCAGCTGATTCGCTACGGAATGGACGTGGATGCGTTTGTGCGGCGCATGGAAAAGCCGTCCAAAATTGTGAAACCGCCGGGGAAAAAGGTGATGATTTGTCCTGCCCGGCTGGTGCCCGTCAAAGGGCATGAGCACTTGCTCCGCGCGCTCGCCAAACTGAAAGAAGACCGCGTGGATTGGGTCTGCTGGCTGGTTGGGGATGGTCCCCTCCGGCAGCGCTTGGAACACCAAGCACGAAGACGAGAATTGACCGATCACGTCTGGTTTCTTGGCAACCGCGACGATGTTCCGGCGCTTTTGCGTCAGGCGGACGTGTTTGTGCTGCCCAGTGTCCAGGATAACCTGCCATACGCCGTCATTGAAGCGCAAATTGCCGGCGTACCCGTTGTGGTGTCGGACGCCGGCGGCATTCCGGAGATGGTGGTGCACGGGCAGACAGGCCTGGTATCACCCGCAGGGGACAGCAGCGCCTTGTACAGCAGCCTCAAGCGGGTCCTCGCCGACGGAGCGTACCGGGCGGCGCTCGCAGCAGCCGCCAGACAGCACGCGAGCGAGCGGTGGTCGCTGCGAAACATGGTGGACGACACGTTGGAGATGTATCGAAAATATGTGTAG
- a CDS encoding glycosyltransferase family 4 protein — protein sequence MKILFACYFELPHYGGLGRYVDTLRSELEAHGHQVDVLSHHPGMQQIYKFSYVPDTFGWTLRGRQIDKSTNSHDGRVTIKDVIDHQVWKYFEDNLPHVDPSIRWREIERYTFEIAAALHDVRGYDLIHTHDILSTRALWRVKPKNVPLVATIHGILATEYVNAGEITTRDSLRWQYAVAEEYYGHLSSDATIVPTNWQKTQLSKYYQVPSEKINVIPYGMNLYPFLQQLEYDPYPPLTETKPSDDKTIIVCPARLVPEKDHQTLIEALAQIHDTRDDFECWLIGDGHLRYELELQAKRLGVRDRIVFFGARWDVPAFLRLSDIVVLPSIQDMHPYTLMEAQVAGKPCVASNAGGIPEVVRDRQTGLIFEMGNSRQLANHLMELMDDPRLAYTLGQNAKKWATVQYASATLFERTMKIYEQVLAGKLSSQTFPIPEPNLTGEYGLVKSRQPDNDHSNANLFKFSLDHTKLDDIKDWRPVRKRTSVEYAIPDPAFIQVLASHKQA from the coding sequence GTGAAAATCTTGTTCGCCTGTTATTTTGAACTGCCTCACTATGGAGGACTGGGGCGTTATGTGGACACCCTGCGCAGCGAGCTGGAGGCGCATGGCCACCAGGTGGATGTGCTCTCTCATCATCCGGGGATGCAGCAGATTTACAAGTTCAGCTACGTCCCGGACACCTTTGGCTGGACCCTGCGCGGCCGGCAAATCGACAAGTCGACGAACAGCCATGACGGCCGGGTCACCATCAAGGACGTGATCGACCATCAAGTCTGGAAATACTTTGAGGACAACCTGCCACACGTGGACCCGTCGATTCGCTGGCGGGAAATTGAGCGCTACACGTTCGAAATCGCAGCGGCCCTGCACGACGTCCGCGGCTACGACCTGATTCACACGCACGACATCCTGTCCACCCGCGCTTTGTGGCGGGTCAAACCAAAGAATGTCCCGCTGGTCGCGACCATTCACGGAATTCTTGCGACGGAATACGTCAATGCCGGAGAGATCACGACGCGTGACAGCCTGCGCTGGCAGTATGCGGTGGCGGAAGAGTACTACGGGCACCTGTCGAGCGACGCGACGATTGTGCCGACGAACTGGCAGAAGACGCAGCTTTCCAAGTACTATCAGGTTCCCAGCGAGAAGATCAACGTGATTCCCTACGGCATGAATTTGTATCCCTTTTTGCAGCAGCTGGAGTACGACCCTTACCCGCCCTTGACAGAGACGAAGCCGTCGGACGACAAAACCATCATCGTATGTCCAGCTCGGCTCGTGCCGGAAAAGGACCACCAGACGCTGATTGAGGCGTTGGCTCAGATCCATGACACACGGGACGATTTTGAGTGCTGGCTGATTGGGGATGGGCACCTGCGGTACGAGCTGGAACTGCAAGCCAAGCGCCTGGGTGTCCGTGACCGCATCGTGTTCTTCGGCGCCCGCTGGGATGTCCCCGCGTTTTTGAGGCTTTCGGACATCGTCGTGCTGCCTTCGATTCAAGATATGCATCCGTACACGTTGATGGAGGCGCAAGTGGCCGGCAAGCCCTGCGTGGCTTCCAATGCGGGCGGCATTCCAGAGGTCGTGCGCGACCGCCAGACCGGATTGATTTTTGAAATGGGCAATAGTCGTCAGTTGGCGAACCACCTGATGGAGCTGATGGATGACCCGCGACTGGCCTATACATTGGGGCAGAATGCCAAAAAGTGGGCGACGGTGCAATATGCTTCAGCTACGTTGTTTGAGCGGACCATGAAGATCTACGAGCAGGTGCTAGCCGGCAAGCTTTCTTCGCAAACCTTTCCCATCCCGGAACCGAATCTCACCGGGGAGTATGGACTGGTGAAAAGCAGGCAGCCGGACAACGACCACTCCAACGCCAATCTGTTCAAGTTCTCTCTGGACCACACCAAGCTGGATGACATCAAGGACTGGAGACCGGTGAGGAAGCGCACTTCCGTCGAGTACGCCATCCCGGACCCGGCGTTTATTCAAGTGCTGGCCTCCCACAAACAGGCGTAA